One genomic segment of Leptospira neocaledonica includes these proteins:
- a CDS encoding flavin reductase family protein — protein MSFSADEFKNSLSHFASGVTVVTFSDTTRAGGLTVSSFSSLSLDPPLVLFNLQKNIASHDPLLASGLFTVNVLSSDQQELSSQFASGKIDKHELIQKLACDLGHNGAPFLNGTLARIECELEKQVDGGDHTIVIGRVLFAVSDDSKRPLLYYRRNYYNI, from the coding sequence ATGTCTTTCAGCGCGGACGAATTCAAAAATTCACTCTCTCATTTTGCATCCGGTGTCACTGTGGTGACTTTTTCAGACACGACTAGAGCCGGAGGACTGACAGTTAGCAGTTTCAGCTCTCTTTCTTTGGATCCACCTTTGGTGCTTTTTAATCTCCAAAAGAATATAGCGAGCCACGATCCTTTACTCGCTTCAGGTCTATTCACAGTGAATGTGTTGTCTTCCGACCAACAGGAGCTTTCCAGCCAATTTGCATCCGGCAAAATAGACAAACATGAGCTGATCCAAAAATTAGCCTGCGATCTAGGGCATAACGGAGCACCTTTTTTAAACGGCACTTTGGCCAGGATAGAATGTGAACTGGAAAAACAAGTGGACGGAGGGGACCATACCATAGTGATCGGAAGAGTACTATTCGCCGTATCCGACGATTCTAAACGGCCTCTTTTATATTACCGTAGGAACTACTATAATATCTAA
- a CDS encoding NADH-quinone oxidoreductase subunit A — protein MGSSPDHLGPLLIQFLLGVGFSALILGLAFLLNPKKKSKPHDTFECGVPYYGDAKGLFNIKFYLVAVLFILFDIEAIFLFPYAVNLKSFKEAGLGNFLLIEMFVFIFTLVVGLYYIRKKGALEWD, from the coding sequence ATGGGAAGTTCGCCGGACCATCTAGGCCCCCTGCTGATTCAATTCCTCTTAGGAGTAGGGTTCTCCGCTCTTATACTCGGACTCGCCTTCCTTCTAAACCCCAAAAAAAAATCCAAACCTCACGACACTTTTGAGTGCGGGGTACCGTATTACGGGGATGCAAAGGGATTATTTAATATCAAGTTTTACTTGGTCGCAGTTTTGTTTATACTTTTCGATATAGAAGCGATCTTTCTTTTTCCCTACGCCGTGAATTTAAAATCATTCAAAGAGGCGGGACTGGGTAATTTTCTTCTGATAGAGATGTTTGTTTTTATTTTCACCCTCGTGGTTGGGCTGTATTATATTCGGAAGAAGGGGGCCTTAGAATGGGATTAA
- a CDS encoding NADH-quinone oxidoreductase subunit C produces the protein MKETIQSFLKDKFSHFISKEEEILTNLPTFFLKPEGIVPVLSALKTAPGIELNYLNDLTAIDWLGKKAPRFEVCYLLRSGNKSSTKVQFRVALEEDEQVPSIISIFKGANWPEREVYDLFGIRFAGHPRMDRLIMPDNFQGHPLRKDYPLEGFGQDYLVEDLLTIHLKEDMEA, from the coding sequence ATGAAAGAAACAATCCAGAGTTTCCTAAAAGACAAATTCTCTCATTTTATCTCCAAGGAAGAAGAAATACTCACGAATCTTCCTACATTCTTCTTAAAGCCGGAAGGAATTGTTCCTGTTCTTTCTGCTTTAAAAACAGCACCCGGAATCGAACTGAATTATCTAAACGATCTGACCGCGATCGATTGGTTGGGCAAAAAAGCTCCAAGATTCGAAGTCTGTTACCTTCTACGCTCCGGAAACAAATCCTCCACAAAAGTACAATTCCGGGTTGCATTGGAAGAAGATGAACAAGTCCCAAGTATCATCAGCATTTTCAAAGGTGCCAACTGGCCGGAGAGAGAAGTTTACGATCTATTCGGTATTCGTTTTGCAGGACATCCTAGAATGGATCGTCTTATCATGCCTGATAATTTCCAAGGTCATCCATTAAGAAAAGATTATCCTTTGGAAGGTTTCGGTCAGGATTATCTGGTAGAGGACCTTCTCACCATCCACTTGAAAGAGGATATGGAGGCTTAA
- the purL gene encoding phosphoribosylformylglycinamidine synthase subunit PurL: MEKESVSLQDALEHGLTSEEFSKIQEILGRIPNSTELGIFSAMWSEHCSYKNSILQLKTLPTKSDKLLAQAGEENAGAMDIGQGLAVVFKIESHNHPTAVEPYQGAATGVGGIMRDIFTMGARPIVSLNSLRFGNPDEPRNKYLLSRAVKGIGDYGNSLGIAVSGGELFIDECFSKNPLVNAMTVGIVRHDQMASATTGGKVGNAVFIVGSTTGRDGIHGASFASKDLTKESESKRSAVQVGDPFMEKLLMEASLEAIQKKLLVGIQDMGAAGISCATSEMSAKGKSGMKINLDLVPFRETGMNAYEAMLSESQERMLVIPQKGKEEELVAIFKKWNLNAVQIGEVTDTGLLEVYKDGNLKAKIPADTLVLGGGAPRYVRETKRPAYLDQVSSWTPDSTPDLQDSEAGKKLLKLLNSWNISSRRPIIEQYDTEVGLVKLIGPGADGGLSAIPDTDMALATATDCNSRFTYLDPYWGAALAVCEAARNVAVTGAEPLGVTNNLNFANPYIPENYYMFSECVRGMGDACRFLGLPVTGGNVSFYNESPEGPIFPTPTIGMVGILDNQKEAVWGAPKKAGLSLALIGKFNPSLGGSEYQKAFLGKVQGQIPQFDLADEKSLLEVLVSLRKNGNLSFAKDLSLGGIGVALAKIVILSGLGIKADLSTIKQSRKDLTLFGESSGSVIIGYEKGKEESIKTLVTSKGLDFHSIGTVESDPKLQIEGYGISVSSNELKPVYESGLEEIFK; this comes from the coding sequence ATGGAAAAAGAATCCGTCTCCCTCCAAGACGCTCTCGAACACGGTCTTACCTCAGAAGAATTTAGCAAAATCCAGGAAATCCTAGGCAGAATCCCTAACTCTACAGAACTCGGGATTTTCTCCGCTATGTGGTCGGAACATTGCTCTTATAAAAATTCTATCCTTCAATTAAAAACTCTTCCTACAAAGTCTGATAAACTTTTGGCCCAGGCCGGAGAAGAGAATGCTGGAGCCATGGACATTGGCCAAGGACTGGCAGTTGTTTTCAAAATAGAAAGTCATAATCACCCTACTGCAGTGGAGCCATACCAAGGCGCAGCCACAGGAGTGGGCGGGATCATGAGAGATATTTTTACAATGGGAGCAAGACCCATCGTATCTCTAAACTCTCTTAGATTCGGTAACCCGGACGAGCCCAGAAATAAATACTTATTATCCAGAGCAGTCAAAGGGATCGGAGATTACGGAAACTCTTTAGGTATCGCTGTCTCCGGTGGAGAGTTATTCATAGACGAATGTTTTTCTAAGAACCCTTTAGTGAACGCGATGACTGTCGGGATCGTCAGACATGATCAAATGGCAAGCGCAACCACTGGAGGAAAGGTGGGTAACGCAGTATTCATCGTCGGTTCCACCACAGGAAGAGACGGTATTCATGGAGCATCTTTTGCGTCCAAGGATCTGACCAAAGAATCCGAATCAAAACGTTCCGCCGTTCAAGTAGGAGATCCATTTATGGAAAAACTACTGATGGAAGCATCCCTCGAAGCCATTCAGAAAAAACTTTTAGTAGGTATCCAAGACATGGGCGCCGCAGGAATTTCCTGTGCTACTTCCGAGATGAGTGCAAAGGGAAAATCCGGAATGAAGATCAATCTGGATCTGGTTCCTTTTCGTGAAACTGGAATGAATGCTTATGAAGCAATGCTTTCCGAAAGCCAAGAAAGAATGTTGGTTATCCCACAAAAAGGGAAGGAAGAAGAACTCGTTGCCATATTCAAAAAATGGAATCTAAACGCGGTTCAGATCGGAGAAGTTACCGACACAGGTCTATTAGAAGTTTATAAAGATGGAAATCTAAAGGCTAAAATCCCTGCAGATACATTAGTTTTGGGCGGAGGCGCACCTAGATATGTAAGAGAGACAAAACGTCCCGCGTATTTAGACCAAGTTTCTTCTTGGACTCCTGATTCTACTCCTGATCTACAAGACAGCGAAGCCGGCAAAAAGCTGCTTAAACTATTAAATTCTTGGAATATATCCTCCAGAAGACCGATCATAGAGCAGTATGATACGGAAGTGGGACTTGTAAAACTGATCGGACCAGGCGCAGATGGAGGATTATCCGCTATTCCTGATACGGATATGGCATTGGCCACTGCAACTGATTGTAATTCCAGATTCACTTATTTGGATCCGTATTGGGGAGCAGCACTGGCAGTCTGCGAAGCGGCAAGAAACGTCGCTGTCACAGGCGCTGAACCGCTTGGAGTGACTAATAACTTAAACTTTGCAAATCCATATATACCGGAAAACTATTATATGTTTTCTGAATGTGTCCGCGGAATGGGAGATGCTTGTAGATTTTTAGGACTTCCGGTCACAGGAGGAAACGTTTCCTTCTATAATGAATCACCCGAAGGACCGATCTTCCCTACTCCGACAATCGGGATGGTAGGAATTTTAGATAATCAAAAAGAGGCAGTCTGGGGTGCCCCTAAAAAAGCGGGACTCTCCTTGGCTCTAATAGGTAAATTTAACCCAAGCCTAGGCGGAAGCGAATACCAAAAAGCTTTCTTAGGCAAGGTCCAAGGCCAGATCCCTCAATTCGATCTTGCAGACGAAAAATCCCTATTAGAAGTTTTGGTTTCTTTGAGAAAGAACGGCAATCTTTCTTTTGCCAAGGATCTTTCCTTAGGAGGCATCGGAGTGGCACTTGCAAAAATTGTAATACTCTCCGGACTCGGGATCAAGGCAGATCTTAGCACGATTAAACAATCCAGAAAGGATCTTACACTTTTTGGGGAAAGTTCAGGCTCCGTTATAATCGGTTACGAAAAAGGAAAAGAAGAAAGTATCAAAACTTTAGTTACTTCCAAGGGCCTGGACTTTCATTCCATCGGAACTGTAGAATCGGATCCTAAACTCCAAATAGAAGGATACGGAATTTCTGTCTCTTCGAACGAACTAAAACCGGTGTATGAATCAGGCTTAGAGGAAATATTCAAATGA
- a CDS encoding ankyrin repeat domain-containing protein: protein MDLLAKYGKLRHGSWAVLVFFFSLAIEADTELDKQFLSAVKEGDLRKVELLLNQGATVDAKDDDGRTAIMLAEGEDVVEFLIKHGANINAQDVDGNSVLFYRLIPILKVKIPDMDDLAEAKRLIESGALVEYTARKGEDQKPVSLLNMAIRNQSLVLVKFLIENGANPNHDPGGIEEYPLFLAVGGASSPSNLAIAEYLLSNGSKAVFTSRLKDVHTPNGTHQIGARNAFHYATEPKQTDPKILDILAKAGTNLNHRDAEGKTPLMEAIQRKNISAAQKLIQLGSDLTLADNQGKTALDLSKEYHLDEIERILAEKLSSKTQ, encoded by the coding sequence ATGGATTTATTGGCAAAATACGGCAAACTTAGACACGGAAGCTGGGCTGTGCTCGTTTTCTTCTTCAGTTTGGCGATCGAAGCCGACACCGAACTGGATAAACAGTTTTTATCTGCAGTGAAAGAAGGGGATCTCCGTAAGGTAGAGTTACTTCTAAACCAAGGTGCCACAGTAGATGCCAAGGACGACGATGGCCGCACCGCCATCATGCTGGCAGAAGGTGAGGACGTAGTCGAGTTTCTCATCAAACACGGGGCCAATATCAATGCCCAAGATGTGGATGGGAATTCAGTATTATTCTATCGTTTAATTCCTATCTTAAAAGTAAAAATTCCGGATATGGACGATCTTGCCGAGGCAAAACGCCTAATCGAGTCAGGAGCATTGGTGGAATACACCGCTCGTAAAGGAGAGGACCAAAAACCTGTCTCCCTTCTCAATATGGCGATCCGGAACCAAAGTCTTGTTTTAGTAAAATTTTTGATAGAGAACGGTGCCAATCCGAATCATGATCCGGGTGGAATTGAAGAATATCCGCTTTTCTTAGCTGTGGGAGGCGCTTCTTCTCCTTCTAATTTGGCGATCGCGGAATATCTATTATCTAACGGTTCCAAAGCTGTATTTACTAGCAGATTGAAAGATGTTCATACTCCGAACGGGACTCATCAGATTGGCGCAAGAAATGCATTTCATTATGCTACAGAACCCAAACAAACCGACCCGAAAATTTTGGATATTTTAGCAAAGGCCGGGACCAACTTAAATCATAGAGATGCAGAAGGAAAAACTCCTCTTATGGAGGCAATTCAGAGAAAAAATATTTCTGCGGCTCAGAAATTGATCCAACTAGGATCCGACCTTACACTTGCAGATAACCAGGGTAAGACGGCCTTAGATCTGTCAAAAGAATATCATCTGGATGAAATAGAGCGGATTTTAGCCGAAAAACTTTCTTCCAAGACACAATAA
- a CDS encoding NADH-quinone oxidoreductase subunit B has product MGLNEQLAQPGSSYGDSFQIATVDSVINWGRSYSLWPYPFATACCGIEYMSTSCADYDIARFGAERPSFSPRQADMILVLGTITYKMAPVLREIYDQLSEPKFVISYGACASSGGMFHAYSVLQGIDRILPVDLYVPGCPPRPEALLDAVIKLQEKVKTQGLEARRQEVMDKIREMNERNKPLVVR; this is encoded by the coding sequence ATGGGATTAAACGAACAACTCGCTCAACCCGGATCGTCTTACGGAGATTCCTTCCAAATTGCGACTGTAGATTCGGTCATCAATTGGGGAAGAAGTTACTCCTTATGGCCTTATCCATTTGCCACTGCATGTTGCGGGATAGAATATATGAGCACTTCTTGTGCGGATTATGATATCGCTAGGTTCGGAGCGGAAAGACCTTCTTTCTCCCCTAGGCAAGCTGACATGATCTTAGTCCTTGGGACCATCACTTATAAAATGGCTCCGGTACTTCGTGAAATTTACGACCAATTGTCCGAACCCAAGTTTGTGATCAGTTACGGTGCCTGCGCTTCTTCCGGCGGAATGTTCCATGCTTACTCCGTTTTGCAAGGGATAGATAGGATACTTCCTGTGGACCTTTATGTTCCGGGTTGTCCTCCAAGACCCGAAGCACTTTTAGATGCTGTAATAAAACTCCAGGAAAAAGTAAAAACCCAAGGGTTGGAAGCCAGAAGACAAGAAGTAATGGATAAGATCCGGGAAATGAACGAAAGAAACAAACCCCTGGTCGTCCGATGA
- the nuoD gene encoding NADH dehydrogenase (quinone) subunit D, with amino-acid sequence MYEKTAEHFSLKQKKLPEGHLLVNLGPSHPSTHGILQNVIQLDGERVVDAESVIGYVHRSFEKLGERYTYNQFLVCTDRMNYVSTPLNNIGWILAVEKMLQIEVPDKVTYVRMIVSELSRVMDHIICNGILGVDLGAFSGMLHLFHHRENIYQVLEKLTGARLTTTFCRVGGLEKDIYPEFEKDVKTIIKGLRPAIEEFQSLLVNNRIFMDRTEGVGGISAENAISYGYSGPNLRAAGVPWDIRKDDPYMFYDKVDFDIPVGEDGSVFHRTLVRMEEMRQSLRIVEQLINGLPAGAHHADMPHIYLPDKSKVYKNMEELIYHFKLIMHGIKVPKGEYYMATEAANGELGFYIVSEGEKSPWRVHVRRPCFWFYQSFPELVKGSLLADTVATMSSMNVIAGELDC; translated from the coding sequence ATGTACGAAAAAACCGCGGAACATTTCAGTCTCAAACAGAAAAAACTCCCGGAAGGACATCTTCTTGTGAACCTGGGGCCTTCTCACCCTTCTACTCACGGTATTTTGCAGAATGTGATCCAGCTGGACGGAGAAAGAGTGGTGGATGCAGAATCTGTGATCGGCTATGTGCATCGCAGTTTCGAAAAATTAGGAGAACGTTATACTTATAATCAGTTCTTAGTCTGTACCGACAGGATGAATTACGTATCCACTCCTTTGAATAATATAGGATGGATTCTGGCAGTCGAAAAAATGCTCCAGATCGAAGTTCCGGACAAGGTGACCTACGTTCGTATGATCGTCTCCGAACTTTCTCGCGTGATGGACCATATTATCTGTAATGGTATTTTGGGTGTGGATCTTGGTGCATTCTCCGGGATGTTACACTTATTTCATCATAGAGAAAATATTTATCAGGTCTTGGAAAAACTCACCGGCGCAAGACTTACTACTACATTCTGCAGAGTCGGCGGACTCGAAAAAGATATTTATCCGGAGTTCGAGAAGGACGTGAAGACTATTATCAAGGGTCTTCGTCCTGCGATCGAAGAGTTCCAGTCATTACTCGTAAATAATAGAATCTTTATGGATAGAACGGAAGGTGTTGGAGGTATCTCTGCGGAGAACGCGATCTCTTACGGTTATTCCGGTCCGAACTTGAGAGCTGCGGGAGTTCCTTGGGACATTCGTAAGGATGATCCTTATATGTTCTATGACAAGGTGGACTTCGATATTCCTGTGGGAGAGGATGGTTCCGTTTTTCATAGGACCTTAGTTCGTATGGAAGAGATGAGACAATCTCTTCGTATTGTTGAGCAGCTCATCAATGGTCTTCCAGCTGGGGCTCACCATGCAGATATGCCTCATATCTATCTTCCTGATAAGAGCAAAGTTTATAAGAATATGGAAGAGTTGATCTACCATTTCAAATTGATCATGCATGGTATCAAAGTTCCTAAGGGCGAATATTATATGGCAACCGAGGCAGCTAACGGCGAACTCGGGTTTTATATTGTTTCCGAAGGGGAGAAGTCTCCTTGGAGAGTGCATGTGCGTAGGCCTTGTTTCTGGTTTTATCAGTCTTTTCCTGAATTAGTAAAAGGTTCACTTCTTGCGGATACGGTTGCTACTATGAGCTCCATGAATGTGATCGCAGGGGAGTTGGACTGCTGA
- a CDS encoding MaoC family dehydratase, with product MAKLVLSSFAELQAYEGKELGVSDAHEITQAQIDTFANATLDHQWIHTDPARAAKESPFGTTIAHGYLTLSMAPYLLSQILELRNIKMGINYGMEKLRFLDPVKVGSKLRLRAELVELKDLRGTARMTLKLSFEVEGAAKPAAIGEVIYLYQFA from the coding sequence ATGGCTAAACTCGTACTCTCCAGCTTCGCAGAACTACAGGCTTACGAAGGAAAAGAACTAGGCGTATCCGACGCTCACGAAATCACCCAGGCACAGATCGATACTTTCGCAAACGCAACCCTGGACCACCAATGGATCCATACGGATCCGGCAAGAGCAGCTAAAGAATCCCCTTTCGGGACCACTATCGCTCATGGTTATCTTACACTTTCCATGGCTCCTTATCTTTTAAGCCAAATCTTAGAATTAAGAAACATCAAGATGGGAATCAACTACGGAATGGAAAAACTCCGCTTTTTAGATCCAGTTAAGGTCGGTTCCAAACTCAGGCTTAGAGCGGAATTGGTGGAATTGAAGGATCTGAGAGGGACTGCAAGAATGACCCTAAAACTTAGCTTCGAAGTAGAAGGTGCAGCAAAACCTGCTGCTATCGGCGAAGTGATCTATCTCTACCAGTTCGCCTAA
- a CDS encoding amidase has protein sequence MSSTKFQFDSYDTIGLADLIRKKKIQPKELLDFSEAKIDRFNPELNAVVLNTIDKAREELRSGKIPKGPFYGVPLLLKDLLHHVKGQNITSGSKAYKNYIPSDDSVFVSRLRNAGFLFIGTTNVPEFALMGITEPKFHGPTRNPWDPERTPGGSSGGAGAAVASGMSSIATGSDGGGSIRIPAAYCGLFGLKPSRGRVPVRPYGRVWQGASQDHVLTKSVRDSAAVLDLVSGVGIEEAFSLEKNKTSYLSEAKKSPGKLKIAYSFASPIGTPVNQDHIDALHDTVKLLKSLGHKLEESSPLIDGKRLAKAYVTMYFGEVASEISRLDKVLGRRARMGDVESTTWILGLLGRSVSAADFVSAIRYWDEAAYISESFLESYDLYLTPTTAEPPAKIGELAPKLYEEIAMQIIGRIGTGKLLLASGMVDQLVEKNLSRTPFTQLANLTGQPSMSVPLSKTTLGLPIGMLFTSKRGREDVLFRLAGQLEKERPWADIKKT, from the coding sequence ATGAGCAGTACAAAATTCCAATTCGATTCTTATGATACCATCGGTCTTGCTGATTTGATCCGAAAAAAGAAGATCCAACCTAAGGAATTATTAGATTTTTCTGAAGCTAAAATAGATAGATTCAACCCGGAGCTGAACGCTGTTGTTCTGAACACGATCGACAAAGCAAGGGAAGAGTTGAGATCAGGCAAGATACCTAAGGGCCCCTTTTACGGAGTTCCACTTTTGCTCAAAGATCTATTACATCATGTGAAGGGACAAAACATCACTTCCGGATCCAAGGCTTACAAAAATTACATTCCATCCGATGACAGTGTTTTTGTTTCTAGACTTAGAAACGCAGGATTTCTTTTTATAGGTACTACAAATGTTCCTGAATTCGCTTTGATGGGAATTACAGAGCCGAAATTCCACGGGCCTACTCGAAATCCTTGGGATCCTGAAAGAACTCCTGGTGGTTCTAGTGGTGGTGCAGGAGCAGCAGTCGCATCCGGTATGAGTTCTATTGCAACTGGTTCAGATGGAGGAGGATCTATCCGGATACCTGCTGCCTATTGTGGATTATTCGGATTAAAACCGAGTAGAGGAAGAGTTCCAGTCCGTCCTTACGGAAGAGTTTGGCAGGGAGCTTCTCAAGATCATGTTCTCACAAAATCTGTGAGAGATAGCGCTGCAGTTTTGGATCTAGTCTCGGGAGTTGGAATAGAAGAAGCATTCTCTCTAGAAAAAAATAAAACTTCTTATCTATCCGAAGCAAAGAAATCCCCGGGCAAATTAAAGATCGCATATTCTTTTGCTTCTCCCATAGGAACTCCGGTCAATCAAGACCATATAGACGCGTTACACGACACAGTGAAACTTTTAAAGTCTCTGGGCCATAAATTGGAAGAAAGCTCTCCTCTAATCGACGGGAAACGTTTAGCAAAAGCTTACGTGACAATGTATTTCGGAGAAGTGGCTTCCGAAATCTCTCGTTTAGACAAGGTGCTTGGTAGAAGGGCGAGGATGGGAGATGTGGAATCCACTACCTGGATCTTAGGGCTATTAGGGCGATCTGTATCCGCAGCGGATTTTGTATCTGCAATCCGCTATTGGGACGAGGCCGCCTATATTTCGGAGTCCTTTTTAGAAAGTTATGATTTGTATCTAACTCCTACTACTGCGGAACCTCCAGCCAAGATCGGAGAGCTTGCTCCCAAACTATATGAAGAAATTGCAATGCAGATCATCGGAAGGATCGGAACGGGTAAATTACTCTTGGCCAGCGGCATGGTGGACCAACTCGTGGAAAAAAATCTTTCTAGAACTCCGTTTACACAACTCGCAAATCTTACGGGACAACCTTCTATGTCTGTCCCACTTTCCAAAACGACTCTTGGTCTACCGATAGGGATGTTATTTACCTCCAAAAGAGGAAGAGAAGATGTACTTTTTCGATTGGCAGGACAATTGGAAAAAGAAAGACCTTGGGCGGATATTAAAAAGACCTAA
- a CDS encoding HsdM family class I SAM-dependent methyltransferase → MIVPCEDTVDSPREKPDPKTKEKALGQFFTPSALVGPMLEWVSETKAVLEGKKLKILDPGMGEGIFFQEFQDHFPGLDIEFHGWEIDPVLHERCIQNLERAGIPKNRFHLVLGDFLQNEKKESYDIILCNPPYLRLSHSKHGKKLIRQFAEDINEEIPGTANLYVFFLLRILRLLAPGGRASILVPYEFLNAGYGVPIKKAIIQSGYLRRILILDSSWSLFTGAVTSSCILFLENSRMNEEGFLWSRTSSFIKGESIELSEMVWRKIRPDAEAKWTRLLSDDSEPIQNIKNDDKNSPNNNYVTMSEDIRQGWVPIKEFGSFRRGIATGDNGYFLLSEKDASNLSIPKNYLRSSIPKAQYALSPFFTGDDWNTLKSQGAKVWLLDAKDVPNNKEEEGINKYLEEGIKRGVPKRFLPSKRKPWHSQENRGPCRILATSFHREEVRFVFNQSPAVHLTCFHGFSAKPEYTHFEEYLFAYLITPHVRKELESRTREYAQGLRKVEPGDLNSLLVPDFRKLKEAEKEKIGKLLHNYRKMIRPWTPGRRQKGEKGIRNPEEEAVLKSIETEFLTGL, encoded by the coding sequence ATGATCGTTCCGTGCGAAGACACAGTTGATTCTCCCCGAGAAAAACCGGATCCTAAAACCAAAGAGAAAGCTTTAGGTCAGTTCTTCACGCCTTCTGCTTTGGTGGGGCCTATGCTGGAATGGGTTTCCGAAACTAAGGCTGTATTAGAAGGAAAAAAACTTAAGATATTGGATCCAGGAATGGGAGAAGGAATTTTTTTCCAAGAATTCCAAGACCATTTTCCCGGATTAGACATTGAGTTCCATGGTTGGGAAATAGATCCAGTCCTACATGAGAGATGTATACAAAACCTGGAAAGAGCCGGGATCCCCAAAAATCGTTTTCATTTGGTATTAGGGGACTTCTTACAAAACGAAAAGAAAGAAAGCTACGATATCATACTCTGCAATCCTCCTTATCTCCGCTTAAGCCATTCTAAACATGGAAAAAAATTGATCAGACAATTCGCGGAGGATATTAATGAAGAGATCCCTGGCACTGCGAACCTATATGTCTTCTTCTTACTTCGTATACTAAGGCTTTTAGCGCCTGGAGGAAGGGCTTCCATACTTGTGCCTTATGAATTCTTGAATGCAGGATATGGAGTTCCGATAAAAAAAGCGATTATTCAATCTGGATATCTTCGTCGTATACTTATCTTAGATTCTTCCTGGTCCTTATTCACTGGTGCTGTGACTTCTTCCTGTATACTATTCTTGGAAAATTCAAGAATGAACGAAGAAGGTTTTCTTTGGTCTAGGACCTCATCGTTCATTAAAGGAGAAAGTATAGAACTTTCCGAGATGGTCTGGAGAAAGATCCGTCCTGATGCTGAAGCAAAGTGGACAAGATTATTGAGCGACGACTCGGAACCGATACAAAACATAAAAAATGATGATAAAAATTCACCTAACAATAATTATGTGACTATGTCCGAAGATATTCGTCAAGGATGGGTCCCTATTAAGGAATTCGGAAGTTTTAGGAGAGGAATCGCGACAGGGGACAACGGATATTTTCTTTTATCGGAAAAGGACGCTTCGAACTTATCAATTCCTAAAAACTATCTTAGATCTTCTATTCCAAAAGCTCAATACGCACTTTCTCCTTTTTTTACCGGAGATGATTGGAACACTTTGAAGTCACAAGGAGCCAAGGTTTGGCTTCTAGATGCTAAAGATGTCCCGAACAACAAGGAAGAAGAAGGAATTAACAAATATCTGGAAGAAGGAATTAAACGAGGTGTGCCTAAACGTTTTCTTCCTTCTAAAAGAAAACCTTGGCATTCTCAGGAAAACAGAGGACCTTGTAGGATCTTAGCTACTTCTTTTCATAGGGAAGAAGTAAGATTTGTATTCAACCAAAGTCCCGCAGTGCATCTCACCTGCTTTCACGGGTTTTCCGCAAAACCGGAGTATACACATTTCGAAGAATATTTATTTGCTTATCTGATCACCCCTCACGTCCGCAAAGAATTGGAATCTAGAACGAGAGAATACGCTCAAGGACTACGAAAAGTAGAGCCGGGAGATCTGAATTCACTTCTTGTACCTGATTTTAGAAAATTAAAAGAAGCGGAGAAGGAGAAGATCGGAAAATTACTCCATAATTACAGGAAAATGATCCGCCCCTGGACTCCTGGCCGCAGGCAAAAAGGGGAAAAGGGAATCAGGAACCCGGAAGAGGAAGCAGTACTCAAAAGTATTGAGACCGAATTCCTAACCGGGCTGTAA
- a CDS encoding MarR family winged helix-turn-helix transcriptional regulator, with protein sequence MNPRTIIYLISRIRDEFHRRLNSELKDKGLGQLTTTHADILFALAMSKRVPMQDIARMIDRDKSTLTALVDKLQDLGYVERVRDTQDQRVVNLQLTRKAYSIRPVMLGISRSLLAGLYKGFTEPEKKDLVRLLDKLYKNLK encoded by the coding sequence ATGAATCCTCGCACGATCATTTATCTGATTTCTAGGATCAGGGACGAATTCCATAGGCGATTGAATTCGGAACTGAAGGACAAGGGCCTGGGCCAATTGACTACTACCCATGCGGACATTCTATTCGCACTGGCAATGTCCAAAAGGGTTCCGATGCAGGATATCGCTCGGATGATAGACAGAGATAAGTCTACTCTGACTGCACTTGTGGATAAACTGCAAGATTTAGGTTATGTGGAAAGAGTTAGAGATACCCAAGACCAGAGGGTGGTCAATCTACAACTTACCCGCAAGGCCTACTCGATCCGTCCCGTGATGCTTGGGATCTCCAGATCTTTACTCGCAGGTCTTTATAAAGGTTTTACCGAGCCGGAAAAGAAGGATCTAGTCCGGCTTTTGGATAAACTTTATAAAAACCTAAAGTAG